The nucleotide sequence CACCGCCGGGCTGCCGGGGCTACGAGCGGCGCTCGCTGCGGGAGAGATCGGTGCGAAGCACGCGGCGGCGATCGCGAAGGTGCTCCAGCAGGCCCCGCCCACCGTCAGCGCGGAGCAGGTGACCGCGCATGAGCGGACGTTGGTGGAGCTGGCGCGCCAAGCGACCCCGGCCACCGTGCACAAGGCCGGGCAGCGCATCATCGACTACTGGGACATCGAGGGCAAGGCGCCCCGGGACCGCGAAGGCGAGCTGGCGCGGCCGCGACGGGAGTTTCGCTACACCTGGACCCGCGATGGCCGGATGAAGTTCTCCGGCGCCTTCGATGCCGAGGCCGGACGGCTGGCCGAGCAACTGTTCGTGCCGCTGGCCAAGCCGGACCCGGCAGACGAGCACGGCGAGCCCGACCCCCGCACGGCCGCAGAGCGGCAGGGAGATGCGGTCGCGGCGATCTTCGACCTCGCGGCGCGCGCCGCCGACCTGCCGGTCCGGGCCGGGGAACGCGCGGTCGCCACCGTGACCATCCCGTACGCGGACCTGCAGCGCGAAGCCGGGCTGATCGCTCTCGACGATGGCGAGCAGCTGACCGTGTCCCAGCTGCGGAGGCTGCTGTGCGACGCGAAGATCTATCCGGCGGTGCTGGGCGGGGAAGGCCAGGTGCTGGATCTGGGTCGGGCCGCGCGGACTGCGACCGCGGCGCAGCGGCGGGCGCTGGTGATCCGGGACCGCGGGTGCACGAGGCCGGGGTGCCCGCGGGGCCCGAAGTGGACCACACCACATCACATCGTTTTCTGGGCCGCCCAGGGTGGCGAGACCAATATCAACGATCTCGCGTTGGTGTGCGAGCGGTGCCATCGGCTGATCCACCATGGTGGCTGGGGCATCGAACTGCGACACGGGGTCGTCTACTGGATCCCACCCGCGTGGCTCGATCCGCAGCGACAACCGGTGCGCAACAACGCCCACGACCCACCACAACAGCAAGCCGCGTGACACGGCCGGCATCAAGCCAACCCGATGGGGTATCCGAAGCACAGACCGGCATGCCTCGGATACCCCGCCACGAGGCGTCTCCGTGCCGGTCGGGGCAGGATCAGGCCGGTTCGGCGCCGACGACCCCGTCCGCGCGCAGCCGAGCGATCTCGGCCGCCGACAACCCCCAATCGAGCAGAGCCTCCTCTGATCCCTGGCCCGGGCGCGGCGGCGGACCGGCGATCGCGCCCGGCGTGCGCGCCAACCGGGGTGCCGGAGCCGGCTGGACCACGCCGAACGCCGTCGTGAACACTTCTCGTGCCTGGTTGTGCGGATGGGTCGTCGCCTCGGTGAGGCTCAGTACCGGTGTGACACACGCGTCGGTGCCGTCGAACTCCTT is from Amycolatopsis mediterranei and encodes:
- a CDS encoding HNH endonuclease signature motif containing protein, yielding MAETGQTAAWQLSDGELAAALCASEKAMRAAYAAHLDLVAEADRRGLGPSTGFRDTAAFLVGAQRISWDDARERVAIATAGLPGLRAALAAGEIGAKHAAAIAKVLQQAPPTVSAEQVTAHERTLVELARQATPATVHKAGQRIIDYWDIEGKAPRDREGELARPRREFRYTWTRDGRMKFSGAFDAEAGRLAEQLFVPLAKPDPADEHGEPDPRTAAERQGDAVAAIFDLAARAADLPVRAGERAVATVTIPYADLQREAGLIALDDGEQLTVSQLRRLLCDAKIYPAVLGGEGQVLDLGRAARTATAAQRRALVIRDRGCTRPGCPRGPKWTTPHHIVFWAAQGGETNINDLALVCERCHRLIHHGGWGIELRHGVVYWIPPAWLDPQRQPVRNNAHDPPQQQAA